The following are from one region of the Primulina eburnea isolate SZY01 chromosome 17, ASM2296580v1, whole genome shotgun sequence genome:
- the LOC140818850 gene encoding ubiquitin carboxyl-terminal hydrolase 8-like isoform X3, with translation MEGFGESEITVDMRREGEAGIRYEDGISGNDGDFAMLSEWMFLRALKWHFDVKYVENLLRGENSEHDWFSIQIRLLHALGTNLLVVKINQKDNKVGSFNRAYNIFCSKSDLLRVWDFSGQTNHLFWNDENLFMESSQSKNEILMELQIYGLSCAIKDGETIKEEMVVEQSMIVEPYSYAPVQMNGSVDKANSYPTVKPSISFHSGFGGTCALGLTGLCNLGNTCFMNSAIQCLVHTSKLVDYFLGDFRRDLNFENPLGLSGKLAIAFGDLLRKLWAPGSTPVAPRMFKSTLSSFAPQFSGYNQHDAQEFLAFLLDGLHEDLNRVKNKPYIQAKDDDGRPIEEVANEYWANHLSRNDSIIVDLCQGQYRSTLVCPVCKKMSITFDPFMYLSLPLPSTTVRAMTLTVLSTNGTALPHPVTITVPNNGTFKDLVEALGTACSLKDDERLLVAEIFNNCIFRILEDPNDSIELIRDHDQLVAYILPKVIDGSPLVEFIHQREEKSIFQSYSNLRKFGIPLVARMSDVSKGSEMHKEFLKLINPFLMSVEDFLNDREASRSSHEDKVMRDTVSDEVVNSDVESENNLNFCSDFEFYVDSGTFNSRSFKIEMDMPVPVLNSCNRIKVIVMWPGKMIESYDTAALSALPEVCKQAFLSKRPHDSISLYTCVEAFLKEEPLGPEDMWYCPDCKDHRQANKKLDLWRSPEILVIHLKRFSFNRIFKNKLETFVDFPISDFDLSNYVFDKNGMVACRYMLYAVSNHYGGMGGGHYTAVVKNGNNRWYEFDDTHVYPVTNEAIKTQAAYVLFYKRI, from the exons ATGGAGGGTTTTGGGGAGTCCGAGATTACTGTGGATATGAGGAGAGAAGGGGAGGCTGGGATACGCTACGAAGATGGGATTTCTGGCAACGATGGAGATTTTGCTATGCTCTCCGAATGGATGTTTTTGAGGGCTCTTAAATG GCACTTTGATGTGAAGTATGTCGAAAACTTATTGCGTGGAGAAAATAGCGAGCACGACTGGTTTTCTATACAGATAAGACTTTTGCATGCTTTGGGCACTAATCTGTTGGTTGTAAAGATTAATCAAAAG GACAATAAAGTCGGATCATTTAACAGGGCGTACAATATATTTTGTTCCAAGTCTGACTTG TTGCGAGTCTGGGACTTCTCAGGACAGACAAACCATTTATTTTGGAATGACGAAAACTTATTCATGGAGTCCAGTCAATCAAAGAACGAG ATTCTCATGGAATTGCAAATCTATGGATTGTCTTGTGCAATCAAGGACGGAGAAACAATAAAAGAGGAAATGGTTGTGGAACAGTCCATGATTGTTGAACCTTATTCATATGCTCCAGTTCAGATGAATGGCTCTGTAGATAAAGCGAACTCGTATCCCACTGTGAAGCCATCCATTTCATTTCATAGTGGCTTTGGTGGCACCTGTGCTTTGGGCTTGACTGGATTGTGCAATCTTGGAAATACTTGTTTTATGAACAGTGCAATCCAGTGCTTAGTGCATACATCTAAGCTAGTTGATTATTTTCTTGGAGACTTTAGGAGAGATCTGAACTTTGAAAATCCGTTGGGCCTGAGT GGAAAGCTTGCTATTGCATTTGGGGACTTACTAAGAAAGTTGTGGGCTCCAGGTTCAACACCTGTTGCTCCAAGGATGTTCAAATCAACTCTCTCTAGCTTTGCTCCTCAGTTTAGTGGTTATAATCAACATGATGCCCAA GAGTTTCTTGCCTTCTTATTGGATGGCCTACATGAAGATTTGAACCGCGTGAAAAACAAACCTTACATACAGGCAAAAGATGATGATGGCCGTCCGATTGAAGAAGTTGCAAATGAATACTGGGCAAACCATTTATCTCGCAATGACTCTATCATAGTTGATTTATGTCAA ggTCAATATCGATCAACATTGGTTTGCCCTGTTTGCAAGAAGATGTCAATAACATTTGATCCATTTATGTATCTGTCATTACCACTTCCTTCTACAACTGTGAGGGCAATGACCTTGACTGTCTTGAGCACCAACGGGACTGCTCTTCCACATCCAGTCACAATAACAGTTCCCAACAATGGGACCTTCAAGGATCTTGTTGAGGCCCTTGGTACAGCTTGTTCATTGAAAGATGATGAAAGGCTATTAGTTGCTGAG ATATTCAATAATTGCATCTTTCGTATCTTGGAGGATCCCAACGATTCTATTGAGCTGATTAGAGACCATGATCAACTTGTTGCTTATATATTGCCAAAAGTAATTGATGGATCTCCTTTAGTTGAGTTTATACATCAGAGAGAGGAGAA GTCAATTTTTCAGTCCTATTCAAATTTAAGAAAGTTTGGCATTCCTCTGGTGGCAAGGATGTCTGATGTCTCTAAAGGGTCTGAGATGCATAAAGAATTCCTTAAACTTATTAATCCCTTCTTAATGTCAGTCGAAGATTTTCTAAATGACCGTGAAGCTTCAAGGAGTTCCCATGAAGACAAAGTGATGCGTGATACTGTCTCAGATGAGGTTGTGAACTCTGATGTTGAATCAGAAAACAATTTAAATTTCTGCAGTGACTTTGAGTTTTATGTCGATAGCGGAACTTTTAACTCTAGAAGCTTCAAGATAGAGATGGATATGCCAGTCCCCGTACTGAATTCATGCAACAGGATCAAAGTGATCGTTATGTGGCCGGGTAAAATGATCGAAAGCTATGATACTGCTGCTTTAAGCGCGTTGCCAGAAGTCTGTAAGCAAGCATTCTTGTCAAAGAGGCCTCACGACTCTATTTCACTGTATACATGTGTTGAGGCCTTCTTGAAGGAAGAGCCTCTTGGACCTGAGGACATGTG GTACTGCCCTGACTGCAAGGATCATAGACAAGCCAACAAAAAGTTAGATCTATGGAGATCACCAGAAATTCTGGTTATTCATTTAAAACGATTTTCATTTAATCGAATTTTCAAAAACAAGCTCGAAACTTTTGTAGATTTCCCTATTAGTGACTTCGATCTCTCAAATTATGTATTTGACAAGAATGGCATGGTTGCTTGTCGATACATGTTATATGCTGTGAGCAATCACTATGGTGGCATGGGTGGTGGCCATTATACTGCAGTTGTTAAA
- the LOC140818850 gene encoding ubiquitin carboxyl-terminal hydrolase 8-like isoform X1, producing MNRRPPQPQSIISSVWAITKPLNSNFPSLFRLCRKSERFVVRLLRRLFSRVYRSMDSIIFSYSPQQDDDFFSNSFDNSHQSQGFLDSVESLFLVSFSWWKEAVCDGCIDGESSGIPHGVLYNATVHLNGAGEEDEQEEGMEGFGESEITVDMRREGEAGIRYEDGISGNDGDFAMLSEWMFLRALKWHFDVKYVENLLRGENSEHDWFSIQIRLLHALGTNLLVVKINQKDNKVGSFNRAYNIFCSKSDLLRVWDFSGQTNHLFWNDENLFMESSQSKNEILMELQIYGLSCAIKDGETIKEEMVVEQSMIVEPYSYAPVQMNGSVDKANSYPTVKPSISFHSGFGGTCALGLTGLCNLGNTCFMNSAIQCLVHTSKLVDYFLGDFRRDLNFENPLGLSGKLAIAFGDLLRKLWAPGSTPVAPRMFKSTLSSFAPQFSGYNQHDAQEFLAFLLDGLHEDLNRVKNKPYIQAKDDDGRPIEEVANEYWANHLSRNDSIIVDLCQGQYRSTLVCPVCKKMSITFDPFMYLSLPLPSTTVRAMTLTVLSTNGTALPHPVTITVPNNGTFKDLVEALGTACSLKDDERLLVAEIFNNCIFRILEDPNDSIELIRDHDQLVAYILPKVIDGSPLVEFIHQREEKSIFQSYSNLRKFGIPLVARMSDVSKGSEMHKEFLKLINPFLMSVEDFLNDREASRSSHEDKVMRDTVSDEVVNSDVESENNLNFCSDFEFYVDSGTFNSRSFKIEMDMPVPVLNSCNRIKVIVMWPGKMIESYDTAALSALPEVCKQAFLSKRPHDSISLYTCVEAFLKEEPLGPEDMWYCPDCKDHRQANKKLDLWRSPEILVIHLKRFSFNRIFKNKLETFVDFPISDFDLSNYVFDKNGMVACRYMLYAVSNHYGGMGGGHYTAVVKNGNNRWYEFDDTHVYPVTNEAIKTQAAYVLFYKRI from the exons ATGAACCGTAGACCGCCCCAACCACAGAGCATCATTTCCTCAGTTTGGGCCATAACCAAACCCTTGAATTCGAATTTTCCGTCACTCTTCCGCCTCTGCCGCAAATCGGAGCGCTTCGTCGTCCGTCTCCTCCGCCGGCTTTTCTCCAGAGTCTACCGTTCCATGGATTCTATCATCTTCTCCTATTCGCCTCAACAAGACGACGACTTTTTCTCCAACTCCTTTGACAATTCACACCAATCACAGGGATTCTTGGATTCTGTCGAGTCCTTGTTCCTCGTCTCCTTCAG TTGGTGGAAGGAGGCTGTGTGCGACGGTTGCATAGATGGGGAGAGTAGCGGAATTCCGCATGGCGTGTTGTATAATGCGACGGTACATTTGAATGGCGCTGGGGAGGAGGATGAACAGGAGGAGGGGATGGAGGGTTTTGGGGAGTCCGAGATTACTGTGGATATGAGGAGAGAAGGGGAGGCTGGGATACGCTACGAAGATGGGATTTCTGGCAACGATGGAGATTTTGCTATGCTCTCCGAATGGATGTTTTTGAGGGCTCTTAAATG GCACTTTGATGTGAAGTATGTCGAAAACTTATTGCGTGGAGAAAATAGCGAGCACGACTGGTTTTCTATACAGATAAGACTTTTGCATGCTTTGGGCACTAATCTGTTGGTTGTAAAGATTAATCAAAAG GACAATAAAGTCGGATCATTTAACAGGGCGTACAATATATTTTGTTCCAAGTCTGACTTG TTGCGAGTCTGGGACTTCTCAGGACAGACAAACCATTTATTTTGGAATGACGAAAACTTATTCATGGAGTCCAGTCAATCAAAGAACGAG ATTCTCATGGAATTGCAAATCTATGGATTGTCTTGTGCAATCAAGGACGGAGAAACAATAAAAGAGGAAATGGTTGTGGAACAGTCCATGATTGTTGAACCTTATTCATATGCTCCAGTTCAGATGAATGGCTCTGTAGATAAAGCGAACTCGTATCCCACTGTGAAGCCATCCATTTCATTTCATAGTGGCTTTGGTGGCACCTGTGCTTTGGGCTTGACTGGATTGTGCAATCTTGGAAATACTTGTTTTATGAACAGTGCAATCCAGTGCTTAGTGCATACATCTAAGCTAGTTGATTATTTTCTTGGAGACTTTAGGAGAGATCTGAACTTTGAAAATCCGTTGGGCCTGAGT GGAAAGCTTGCTATTGCATTTGGGGACTTACTAAGAAAGTTGTGGGCTCCAGGTTCAACACCTGTTGCTCCAAGGATGTTCAAATCAACTCTCTCTAGCTTTGCTCCTCAGTTTAGTGGTTATAATCAACATGATGCCCAA GAGTTTCTTGCCTTCTTATTGGATGGCCTACATGAAGATTTGAACCGCGTGAAAAACAAACCTTACATACAGGCAAAAGATGATGATGGCCGTCCGATTGAAGAAGTTGCAAATGAATACTGGGCAAACCATTTATCTCGCAATGACTCTATCATAGTTGATTTATGTCAA ggTCAATATCGATCAACATTGGTTTGCCCTGTTTGCAAGAAGATGTCAATAACATTTGATCCATTTATGTATCTGTCATTACCACTTCCTTCTACAACTGTGAGGGCAATGACCTTGACTGTCTTGAGCACCAACGGGACTGCTCTTCCACATCCAGTCACAATAACAGTTCCCAACAATGGGACCTTCAAGGATCTTGTTGAGGCCCTTGGTACAGCTTGTTCATTGAAAGATGATGAAAGGCTATTAGTTGCTGAG ATATTCAATAATTGCATCTTTCGTATCTTGGAGGATCCCAACGATTCTATTGAGCTGATTAGAGACCATGATCAACTTGTTGCTTATATATTGCCAAAAGTAATTGATGGATCTCCTTTAGTTGAGTTTATACATCAGAGAGAGGAGAA GTCAATTTTTCAGTCCTATTCAAATTTAAGAAAGTTTGGCATTCCTCTGGTGGCAAGGATGTCTGATGTCTCTAAAGGGTCTGAGATGCATAAAGAATTCCTTAAACTTATTAATCCCTTCTTAATGTCAGTCGAAGATTTTCTAAATGACCGTGAAGCTTCAAGGAGTTCCCATGAAGACAAAGTGATGCGTGATACTGTCTCAGATGAGGTTGTGAACTCTGATGTTGAATCAGAAAACAATTTAAATTTCTGCAGTGACTTTGAGTTTTATGTCGATAGCGGAACTTTTAACTCTAGAAGCTTCAAGATAGAGATGGATATGCCAGTCCCCGTACTGAATTCATGCAACAGGATCAAAGTGATCGTTATGTGGCCGGGTAAAATGATCGAAAGCTATGATACTGCTGCTTTAAGCGCGTTGCCAGAAGTCTGTAAGCAAGCATTCTTGTCAAAGAGGCCTCACGACTCTATTTCACTGTATACATGTGTTGAGGCCTTCTTGAAGGAAGAGCCTCTTGGACCTGAGGACATGTG GTACTGCCCTGACTGCAAGGATCATAGACAAGCCAACAAAAAGTTAGATCTATGGAGATCACCAGAAATTCTGGTTATTCATTTAAAACGATTTTCATTTAATCGAATTTTCAAAAACAAGCTCGAAACTTTTGTAGATTTCCCTATTAGTGACTTCGATCTCTCAAATTATGTATTTGACAAGAATGGCATGGTTGCTTGTCGATACATGTTATATGCTGTGAGCAATCACTATGGTGGCATGGGTGGTGGCCATTATACTGCAGTTGTTAAA
- the LOC140818850 gene encoding ubiquitin carboxyl-terminal hydrolase 8-like isoform X2 codes for MNRRPPQPQSIISSVWAITKPLNSNFPSLFRLCRKSERFVVRLLRRLFSRVYRSMDSIIFSYSPQQDDDFFSNSFDNSHQSQGFLDSVESLFLVSFSWWKEAVCDGCIDGESSGIPHGVLYNATVHLNGAGEEDEQEEGMEGFGESEITVDMRREGEAGIRYEDGISGNDGDFAMLSEWMFLRALKWHFDVKYVENLLRGENSEHDWFSIQIRLLHALGTNLLVVKINQKDNKVGSFNRAYNIFCSKSDLLRVWDFSGQTNHLFWNDENLFMESSQSKNEILMELQIYGLSCAIKDGETIKEEMVVEQSMIVEPYSYAPVQMNGSVDKANSYPTVKPSISFHSGFGGTCALGLTGLCNLGNTCFMNSAIQCLVHTSKLVDYFLGDFRRDLNFENPLGLSGKLAIAFGDLLRKLWAPGSTPVAPRMFKSTLSSFAPQFSGYNQHDAQEFLAFLLDGLHEDLNRVKNKPYIQAKDDDGRPIEEVANEYWANHLSRNDSIIVDLCQGQYRSTLVCPVCKKMSITFDPFMYLSLPLPSTTVRAMTLTVLSTNGTALPHPVTITVPNNGTFKDLVEALGTACSLKDDERLLVAEIFNNCIFRILEDPNDSIELIRDHDQLVAYILPKVIDGSPLVEFIHQREEKSIFQSYSNLRKFGIPLVARMSDVSKGSEMHKEFLKLINPFLMSVEDFLNDREASRSSHEDKVMRDTVSDEVVNSDVESENNLNFCSDFEFYVDSGTFNSRSFKIEMDMPVPVLNSCNRIKVIVMWPGKMIESYDTAALSALPEVCKQAFLSKRPHDSISLYTCVEAFLKEEPLGPEDM; via the exons ATGAACCGTAGACCGCCCCAACCACAGAGCATCATTTCCTCAGTTTGGGCCATAACCAAACCCTTGAATTCGAATTTTCCGTCACTCTTCCGCCTCTGCCGCAAATCGGAGCGCTTCGTCGTCCGTCTCCTCCGCCGGCTTTTCTCCAGAGTCTACCGTTCCATGGATTCTATCATCTTCTCCTATTCGCCTCAACAAGACGACGACTTTTTCTCCAACTCCTTTGACAATTCACACCAATCACAGGGATTCTTGGATTCTGTCGAGTCCTTGTTCCTCGTCTCCTTCAG TTGGTGGAAGGAGGCTGTGTGCGACGGTTGCATAGATGGGGAGAGTAGCGGAATTCCGCATGGCGTGTTGTATAATGCGACGGTACATTTGAATGGCGCTGGGGAGGAGGATGAACAGGAGGAGGGGATGGAGGGTTTTGGGGAGTCCGAGATTACTGTGGATATGAGGAGAGAAGGGGAGGCTGGGATACGCTACGAAGATGGGATTTCTGGCAACGATGGAGATTTTGCTATGCTCTCCGAATGGATGTTTTTGAGGGCTCTTAAATG GCACTTTGATGTGAAGTATGTCGAAAACTTATTGCGTGGAGAAAATAGCGAGCACGACTGGTTTTCTATACAGATAAGACTTTTGCATGCTTTGGGCACTAATCTGTTGGTTGTAAAGATTAATCAAAAG GACAATAAAGTCGGATCATTTAACAGGGCGTACAATATATTTTGTTCCAAGTCTGACTTG TTGCGAGTCTGGGACTTCTCAGGACAGACAAACCATTTATTTTGGAATGACGAAAACTTATTCATGGAGTCCAGTCAATCAAAGAACGAG ATTCTCATGGAATTGCAAATCTATGGATTGTCTTGTGCAATCAAGGACGGAGAAACAATAAAAGAGGAAATGGTTGTGGAACAGTCCATGATTGTTGAACCTTATTCATATGCTCCAGTTCAGATGAATGGCTCTGTAGATAAAGCGAACTCGTATCCCACTGTGAAGCCATCCATTTCATTTCATAGTGGCTTTGGTGGCACCTGTGCTTTGGGCTTGACTGGATTGTGCAATCTTGGAAATACTTGTTTTATGAACAGTGCAATCCAGTGCTTAGTGCATACATCTAAGCTAGTTGATTATTTTCTTGGAGACTTTAGGAGAGATCTGAACTTTGAAAATCCGTTGGGCCTGAGT GGAAAGCTTGCTATTGCATTTGGGGACTTACTAAGAAAGTTGTGGGCTCCAGGTTCAACACCTGTTGCTCCAAGGATGTTCAAATCAACTCTCTCTAGCTTTGCTCCTCAGTTTAGTGGTTATAATCAACATGATGCCCAA GAGTTTCTTGCCTTCTTATTGGATGGCCTACATGAAGATTTGAACCGCGTGAAAAACAAACCTTACATACAGGCAAAAGATGATGATGGCCGTCCGATTGAAGAAGTTGCAAATGAATACTGGGCAAACCATTTATCTCGCAATGACTCTATCATAGTTGATTTATGTCAA ggTCAATATCGATCAACATTGGTTTGCCCTGTTTGCAAGAAGATGTCAATAACATTTGATCCATTTATGTATCTGTCATTACCACTTCCTTCTACAACTGTGAGGGCAATGACCTTGACTGTCTTGAGCACCAACGGGACTGCTCTTCCACATCCAGTCACAATAACAGTTCCCAACAATGGGACCTTCAAGGATCTTGTTGAGGCCCTTGGTACAGCTTGTTCATTGAAAGATGATGAAAGGCTATTAGTTGCTGAG ATATTCAATAATTGCATCTTTCGTATCTTGGAGGATCCCAACGATTCTATTGAGCTGATTAGAGACCATGATCAACTTGTTGCTTATATATTGCCAAAAGTAATTGATGGATCTCCTTTAGTTGAGTTTATACATCAGAGAGAGGAGAA GTCAATTTTTCAGTCCTATTCAAATTTAAGAAAGTTTGGCATTCCTCTGGTGGCAAGGATGTCTGATGTCTCTAAAGGGTCTGAGATGCATAAAGAATTCCTTAAACTTATTAATCCCTTCTTAATGTCAGTCGAAGATTTTCTAAATGACCGTGAAGCTTCAAGGAGTTCCCATGAAGACAAAGTGATGCGTGATACTGTCTCAGATGAGGTTGTGAACTCTGATGTTGAATCAGAAAACAATTTAAATTTCTGCAGTGACTTTGAGTTTTATGTCGATAGCGGAACTTTTAACTCTAGAAGCTTCAAGATAGAGATGGATATGCCAGTCCCCGTACTGAATTCATGCAACAGGATCAAAGTGATCGTTATGTGGCCGGGTAAAATGATCGAAAGCTATGATACTGCTGCTTTAAGCGCGTTGCCAGAAGTCTGTAAGCAAGCATTCTTGTCAAAGAGGCCTCACGACTCTATTTCACTGTATACATGTGTTGAGGCCTTCTTGAAGGAAGAGCCTCTTGGACCTGAGGACATGTG
- the LOC140818850 gene encoding ubiquitin carboxyl-terminal hydrolase 8-like isoform X4 — protein sequence MVWPSNSLLKMDDFYLWHFDVKYVENLLRGENSEHDWFSIQIRLLHALGTNLLVVKINQKDNKVGSFNRAYNIFCSKSDLLRVWDFSGQTNHLFWNDENLFMESSQSKNEILMELQIYGLSCAIKDGETIKEEMVVEQSMIVEPYSYAPVQMNGSVDKANSYPTVKPSISFHSGFGGTCALGLTGLCNLGNTCFMNSAIQCLVHTSKLVDYFLGDFRRDLNFENPLGLSGKLAIAFGDLLRKLWAPGSTPVAPRMFKSTLSSFAPQFSGYNQHDAQEFLAFLLDGLHEDLNRVKNKPYIQAKDDDGRPIEEVANEYWANHLSRNDSIIVDLCQGQYRSTLVCPVCKKMSITFDPFMYLSLPLPSTTVRAMTLTVLSTNGTALPHPVTITVPNNGTFKDLVEALGTACSLKDDERLLVAEIFNNCIFRILEDPNDSIELIRDHDQLVAYILPKVIDGSPLVEFIHQREEKSIFQSYSNLRKFGIPLVARMSDVSKGSEMHKEFLKLINPFLMSVEDFLNDREASRSSHEDKVMRDTVSDEVVNSDVESENNLNFCSDFEFYVDSGTFNSRSFKIEMDMPVPVLNSCNRIKVIVMWPGKMIESYDTAALSALPEVCKQAFLSKRPHDSISLYTCVEAFLKEEPLGPEDMWYCPDCKDHRQANKKLDLWRSPEILVIHLKRFSFNRIFKNKLETFVDFPISDFDLSNYVFDKNGMVACRYMLYAVSNHYGGMGGGHYTAVVKNGNNRWYEFDDTHVYPVTNEAIKTQAAYVLFYKRI from the exons ATGGTGTGGCCATCTAATTCACTATTGAAAATGGATGATTTCTATTTATG GCACTTTGATGTGAAGTATGTCGAAAACTTATTGCGTGGAGAAAATAGCGAGCACGACTGGTTTTCTATACAGATAAGACTTTTGCATGCTTTGGGCACTAATCTGTTGGTTGTAAAGATTAATCAAAAG GACAATAAAGTCGGATCATTTAACAGGGCGTACAATATATTTTGTTCCAAGTCTGACTTG TTGCGAGTCTGGGACTTCTCAGGACAGACAAACCATTTATTTTGGAATGACGAAAACTTATTCATGGAGTCCAGTCAATCAAAGAACGAG ATTCTCATGGAATTGCAAATCTATGGATTGTCTTGTGCAATCAAGGACGGAGAAACAATAAAAGAGGAAATGGTTGTGGAACAGTCCATGATTGTTGAACCTTATTCATATGCTCCAGTTCAGATGAATGGCTCTGTAGATAAAGCGAACTCGTATCCCACTGTGAAGCCATCCATTTCATTTCATAGTGGCTTTGGTGGCACCTGTGCTTTGGGCTTGACTGGATTGTGCAATCTTGGAAATACTTGTTTTATGAACAGTGCAATCCAGTGCTTAGTGCATACATCTAAGCTAGTTGATTATTTTCTTGGAGACTTTAGGAGAGATCTGAACTTTGAAAATCCGTTGGGCCTGAGT GGAAAGCTTGCTATTGCATTTGGGGACTTACTAAGAAAGTTGTGGGCTCCAGGTTCAACACCTGTTGCTCCAAGGATGTTCAAATCAACTCTCTCTAGCTTTGCTCCTCAGTTTAGTGGTTATAATCAACATGATGCCCAA GAGTTTCTTGCCTTCTTATTGGATGGCCTACATGAAGATTTGAACCGCGTGAAAAACAAACCTTACATACAGGCAAAAGATGATGATGGCCGTCCGATTGAAGAAGTTGCAAATGAATACTGGGCAAACCATTTATCTCGCAATGACTCTATCATAGTTGATTTATGTCAA ggTCAATATCGATCAACATTGGTTTGCCCTGTTTGCAAGAAGATGTCAATAACATTTGATCCATTTATGTATCTGTCATTACCACTTCCTTCTACAACTGTGAGGGCAATGACCTTGACTGTCTTGAGCACCAACGGGACTGCTCTTCCACATCCAGTCACAATAACAGTTCCCAACAATGGGACCTTCAAGGATCTTGTTGAGGCCCTTGGTACAGCTTGTTCATTGAAAGATGATGAAAGGCTATTAGTTGCTGAG ATATTCAATAATTGCATCTTTCGTATCTTGGAGGATCCCAACGATTCTATTGAGCTGATTAGAGACCATGATCAACTTGTTGCTTATATATTGCCAAAAGTAATTGATGGATCTCCTTTAGTTGAGTTTATACATCAGAGAGAGGAGAA GTCAATTTTTCAGTCCTATTCAAATTTAAGAAAGTTTGGCATTCCTCTGGTGGCAAGGATGTCTGATGTCTCTAAAGGGTCTGAGATGCATAAAGAATTCCTTAAACTTATTAATCCCTTCTTAATGTCAGTCGAAGATTTTCTAAATGACCGTGAAGCTTCAAGGAGTTCCCATGAAGACAAAGTGATGCGTGATACTGTCTCAGATGAGGTTGTGAACTCTGATGTTGAATCAGAAAACAATTTAAATTTCTGCAGTGACTTTGAGTTTTATGTCGATAGCGGAACTTTTAACTCTAGAAGCTTCAAGATAGAGATGGATATGCCAGTCCCCGTACTGAATTCATGCAACAGGATCAAAGTGATCGTTATGTGGCCGGGTAAAATGATCGAAAGCTATGATACTGCTGCTTTAAGCGCGTTGCCAGAAGTCTGTAAGCAAGCATTCTTGTCAAAGAGGCCTCACGACTCTATTTCACTGTATACATGTGTTGAGGCCTTCTTGAAGGAAGAGCCTCTTGGACCTGAGGACATGTG GTACTGCCCTGACTGCAAGGATCATAGACAAGCCAACAAAAAGTTAGATCTATGGAGATCACCAGAAATTCTGGTTATTCATTTAAAACGATTTTCATTTAATCGAATTTTCAAAAACAAGCTCGAAACTTTTGTAGATTTCCCTATTAGTGACTTCGATCTCTCAAATTATGTATTTGACAAGAATGGCATGGTTGCTTGTCGATACATGTTATATGCTGTGAGCAATCACTATGGTGGCATGGGTGGTGGCCATTATACTGCAGTTGTTAAA